The Pyrus communis chromosome 9, drPyrComm1.1, whole genome shotgun sequence genome has a segment encoding these proteins:
- the LOC137744452 gene encoding uncharacterized mitochondrial protein AtMg00810-like: MAKFEANKAREKANATAVEKSFQANERERELLRQEREQEQGSFGCSRIYSNLWSGYKETFAPVAKMNTVRVLLSVAINNAWPLFQMDVKNDFLHGELEEKVFMKLPPGHPQSNNPEMVCKFHKSIYGLKQSPRAWYTKLSHVLERVGFCWSNADSSLFVCSSTSGNLMVLIYVDDLIVTGDNMSEISALKQHLNHKFVIKDLNILKYFLGIEMAHSHKGCFLNQRKYVIDLLREANMTDCKHAHTPLNSNLKLQSHGDLIPNIEYYQRLVGKLIYLTITRPNIAYAMSLVSQFMHAPSMDHMKILHRVLRYLKGFIGRGILMRNNNHTHISGYTDADWAGNALDCKSITGFCTFVEGNLVTWKSKKQSVVTRSSTKVSCYGFDYL, translated from the exons ATGGCGAAATTTGAGGCTAATAAGGCTAGAGAGAAGGCAAATGCTACAGCTGTTGAGAAATcatttcaagctaatgagagagaaagagaactacttaggcaagaaagggaacag GAACaaggctcgtttggttgctCAAGGATTTACTCAAACCTATGGAGTGGTTACAAGGAGACATTTGCTCCCGTGGCAAAGATGAACACTGTGAGGGTGCTGTTATCTGTTGCCATTAACAATGCATGGCCACtttttcaaatggatgttaaaaatgatTTTCTGCATGGTGAGCTTGAAGAAAAAGTTTTCATGAAACTGCCTCCAGgtcatcctcaatcaaacaatccagaaatggtgtgcaaatttcataaatccatttatggtctcaagcaaaGTCCACGTGCATGGTATACCAAGCTCAGTCATGTTCTAGAAAGAGTTGGTTTCTGTTGGAGCAATGCTGATTCTTCCTTATTTGTGTGTTCAAGCACATCGGGTAACCTTATGGTGCTTATTTACGTTGATGATCTCATTGTGACAGGTGATAATATGTCAGAGATTAGTGCTCTTAAACAACATCTCAATCACAAGTTTGTTATCAAAGATCTCAACATTCTTAAATATTTTCTAGGGATCGAGATGGCACACTCTCACAAGGGTTGTTTTCTAAATCAGCGTAAGTATGTTATTGATCTTCTTCGTGAGGCCAacatgacagattgtaaacatGCTCACACACCTTTGAATAGTAATTTGAAGCTGCAATCTCATGGTGATCTCATTCCCAATATAGAGTACTATCAAAGATTGGTCGGCAAACTCATTTATCTAACTATCACTCGTCCTAATATAGCATATGCCATGAGTCTTGTtagccaatttatgcatgctccAAGCATGGATCACATGAAGATTCTTCATCGTGTGCTCCGATATCTGAAGGGCTTCATTGGTAGAGGGATTCTCATGCGCAACAATAATCACACTCATATCTCAGGATATACAGATGCAGATTGGGCGGGGAACGCTCTCGATTGCAAGTCTATCACTGGTTTCTGCACCTTCGTAGAAGGTAACCTAGTCACctggaagagcaagaaacaaagcGTGGTTACACGCTCTAGTACAAAAGTATCGTGTTATGGCTTCGACTACTTGTGA